A genomic region of Betaproteobacteria bacterium contains the following coding sequences:
- a CDS encoding Cache 3/Cache 2 fusion domain-containing protein, with amino-acid sequence MSNDHGISASISKLLLAAVFSLAAAGIALAAQESTIFTYDGQDFIRAQTTLTTEDGKPAVNTKLDRNSPAYKELIKKHSYTGEAILFGKRCDASYAPLVNASGHLTGALFVALCNK; translated from the coding sequence ATGAGTAACGATCACGGGATATCCGCTTCCATCAGTAAATTGCTTCTCGCGGCAGTATTTTCCCTCGCCGCTGCAGGTATCGCTCTTGCCGCTCAAGAAAGCACTATCTTTACTTATGATGGTCAGGATTTCATCAGAGCACAAACGACTTTGACGACGGAGGACGGCAAGCCCGCGGTCAACACAAAGCTAGATCGCAACTCGCCGGCATACAAGGAGTTAATCAAGAAGCACTCCTATACAGGCGAAGCAATCCTCTTTGGAAAAAGATGTGATGCCAGCTATGCTCCGCTCGTCAATGCCAGCGGCCATTTGACAGGCGCCCTGTTCGTGGCACTTTGCAATAAGTAG
- a CDS encoding NYN domain-containing protein has product MSNQSDTRNMAVFCDFENLALGVREAKYDRFDMKKVLERLLVKGSIVVKKAYCDWERYKEFKAPMHEAAFEMIEIPHVRQSGKNSADIRMVVDALDLCYTKAHVDTFVILSGDSDFSPLVSKLRENNKEVIGVGVKHSTSDLLIANCDEFIFYDDLVRKAPPKRQPRKRAAAKPAAGAKAPAVETADADDSADSAVDVKTQKALDLLVNTFDALTGERGGEEKIWGSMIKQAMKRRNPGFNETYHGFKSFNSLLEEAAIRGLLKLEHDEKSGGYIVRSAEAGESIA; this is encoded by the coding sequence ATGAGCAACCAGAGCGACACCCGCAACATGGCGGTGTTCTGCGATTTCGAGAACCTCGCACTCGGCGTGCGCGAGGCCAAATACGACCGCTTCGACATGAAGAAAGTGCTCGAGCGCCTGCTGGTCAAGGGCAGCATCGTCGTCAAGAAGGCGTACTGCGACTGGGAGCGCTACAAGGAGTTCAAGGCGCCGATGCACGAAGCGGCGTTCGAGATGATCGAAATTCCGCACGTACGGCAATCCGGCAAGAACTCCGCAGACATCCGCATGGTGGTGGATGCGCTCGACCTCTGCTACACGAAAGCGCATGTCGACACCTTCGTCATCTTGAGCGGCGATTCCGATTTTTCGCCGCTGGTCTCGAAGCTGCGCGAGAACAACAAGGAAGTGATCGGCGTCGGCGTCAAGCACTCGACGTCCGACCTGTTGATCGCGAACTGCGACGAGTTCATTTTCTACGACGACCTGGTGCGCAAGGCGCCGCCGAAGCGCCAGCCGCGCAAACGTGCGGCCGCGAAGCCGGCTGCAGGGGCAAAGGCGCCGGCCGTGGAAACGGCGGATGCCGATGATTCCGCTGATTCCGCGGTGGACGTCAAGACGCAGAAGGCGCTGGACTTACTGGTGAATACCTTCGACGCGCTGACCGGCGAGCGCGGCGGCGAGGAAAAGATCTGGGGTTCGATGATCAAACAGGCGATGAAGCGCCGCAATCCCGGATTCAACGAGACTTATCACGGCTTCAAGAGTTTCAACAGCTTGCTCGAAGAGGCCGCCATCCGCGGACTGCTCAAGCTCGAGCACGACGAAAAGTCGGGCGGCTACATCGTCCGGTCCGCGGAGGCGGGCGAAAGCATCGCCTGA
- the ltaE gene encoding low-specificity L-threonine aldolase, with the protein MKVIDLRSDTVTKPTVDMRAAMLAAEVGDDVYGEDPTVNRLEALAAAILGKEAALFVCSGTQSNLLALLSHCERGDEYIVGQQGHTYKYEGGGAAVLGSVQPQPLDYEPDGSLDLGRVESAIKPDDPHFARTRLLCLENTQGGKVLPLDYLKRAQEFTRARGLGLHLDGARVFNAAVHLKVPVTEISRYFDSVSVCLSKGLGAPVGSVLCGSKPLIAKARRWRKVVGGGMRQAGVLAAAGIYALEHNVERLATDHENARALAQALSSIEGVTVAPGGAQTNMVYINVEPQRSVRMREVLKGQGMLISGQGSIRLVTHLDIDRADIDRFAAAVRESLSAAAKAA; encoded by the coding sequence ATGAAAGTCATCGACCTGCGCAGCGATACCGTGACCAAGCCCACCGTCGACATGCGCGCCGCCATGCTGGCAGCCGAAGTCGGCGACGACGTCTATGGAGAAGACCCGACCGTCAACCGGCTGGAAGCCCTGGCCGCCGCCATACTCGGCAAGGAAGCGGCACTCTTCGTCTGCAGCGGAACGCAGAGCAACCTGCTGGCGCTGCTGTCGCATTGCGAGCGCGGCGATGAATACATCGTCGGCCAGCAGGGGCACACTTACAAATACGAGGGCGGCGGTGCCGCGGTGCTTGGCAGCGTCCAGCCGCAACCGCTCGACTACGAGCCGGATGGTTCGCTCGATCTCGGTCGCGTCGAATCCGCAATCAAGCCGGACGATCCGCATTTCGCCAGGACGCGGTTGCTCTGCCTGGAGAATACGCAGGGCGGCAAGGTGCTGCCGCTCGACTACCTGAAACGGGCACAGGAATTCACGCGTGCGCGCGGACTCGGTTTGCATCTGGATGGCGCACGCGTATTCAACGCGGCTGTGCATCTGAAGGTTCCGGTCACCGAGATCAGCCGGTATTTCGACTCCGTGTCGGTTTGTCTGTCGAAAGGCCTCGGCGCACCGGTCGGATCGGTGCTGTGCGGATCGAAGCCACTCATCGCCAAAGCGCGGCGCTGGCGCAAAGTCGTCGGCGGCGGCATGCGTCAGGCCGGCGTGCTCGCGGCGGCCGGCATTTATGCGCTCGAACACAACGTCGAGCGCCTCGCCACCGACCACGAAAACGCGCGCGCACTGGCGCAAGCCCTTTCGTCCATCGAGGGCGTGACGGTTGCGCCGGGCGGCGCGCAGACCAACATGGTTTACATCAACGTCGAACCGCAGCGCTCGGTCAGGATGCGCGAGGTTCTGAAGGGCCAGGGCATGCTGATCAGCGGCCAGGGCAGCATCCGCCTGGTCACGCATCTCGATATCGACCGCGCCGACATCGATCGTTTCGCCGCCGCGGTCCGAGAGTCGCTCTCCGCCGCCGCGAAGGCGGCATGA
- a CDS encoding tripartite tricarboxylate transporter substrate binding protein, whose amino-acid sequence MFVTMLRRLWSALPRVLAILLLSAPSIFAAAKDVYPSKLVRIIYASGAGTSGDVRTRLLAEKLSARLGQRFIVENKPGAATTLATKIVADAKPDGYVLLATFTPALPVGPLLYKDAGYDPIASFSAIAIFAQGSPFLVVHPSVPAKTVKEFVALAKAKPGSIAFAHAGLGNATHLPAEMFRRATGVDVLYVPYKSEAHALPDLLSGQVSAAFAYTVVAVPQIKAGKLRALAVARAERNPALPDVPTLAEAGYPGCEFHATMLLLGPAGLPGEIISLLNKEIAAIMQEQEVRSFYETTGADPVYGTPEQVRALIARETEMNIALVKALDIKPE is encoded by the coding sequence ATGTTTGTCACGATGCTTCGCCGTCTTTGGTCTGCTCTGCCACGGGTGCTAGCGATCTTGTTGCTGAGCGCACCGTCGATCTTCGCGGCCGCGAAGGACGTCTATCCCTCGAAGCTTGTTCGGATCATCTACGCGTCCGGAGCCGGTACTTCCGGTGATGTCCGGACCCGGCTGTTAGCCGAGAAATTGTCGGCTCGGCTTGGGCAGCGATTCATCGTCGAGAACAAACCTGGTGCCGCAACGACCTTGGCAACGAAGATCGTTGCTGACGCGAAACCGGACGGCTATGTGCTGCTCGCGACCTTCACGCCAGCCCTCCCGGTCGGGCCGCTGCTCTACAAGGATGCCGGATACGACCCGATCGCTTCGTTTAGCGCCATCGCCATATTCGCCCAGGGCTCGCCCTTCCTCGTCGTGCATCCTTCCGTGCCGGCGAAGACGGTCAAGGAGTTCGTGGCACTCGCGAAGGCCAAGCCCGGCTCGATAGCCTTCGCCCATGCCGGCTTGGGCAATGCCACTCATCTCCCCGCAGAGATGTTTCGCCGAGCAACTGGCGTTGACGTGCTCTACGTGCCCTACAAGAGCGAAGCACATGCTCTTCCCGACTTGCTAAGCGGGCAGGTCTCCGCGGCATTTGCCTACACCGTCGTCGCCGTCCCTCAGATCAAAGCCGGCAAGCTGCGCGCCTTGGCCGTCGCCCGCGCGGAACGCAATCCGGCGTTGCCTGACGTGCCCACGCTGGCGGAGGCCGGCTACCCGGGCTGCGAGTTTCACGCGACGATGCTGCTTCTGGGCCCTGCGGGCCTCCCTGGGGAGATCATCTCTCTCCTGAACAAGGAGATCGCCGCTATTATGCAAGAGCAGGAAGTGCGCTCCTTTTACGAGACGACGGGCGCTGATCCCGTCTACGGGACACCGGAGCAGGTGCGAGCGCTGATTGCCCGCGAGACGGAGATGAACATTGCGCTTGTCAAGGCACTCGACATAAAGCCTGAATGA
- a CDS encoding carbon starvation protein A: MPKTVLSKLMWLAIAIVGASAIGGIAIHRGESINAIWFVAAAICTYLVAYRFYSAWICAKVLVLDETRATPAERFNNGRDFVPTNRWVTFGHHFAAIAGPGPLIGPTLAMQFGYLPGTLWILAGAVLGGCVQDMVIMFCSTRRDGRSLGQMARDELGPLGGWAAMIGTMLIMLILIAVLGLVIVNAMKHSPWATTTVLGTIPVAMLIGIYMRGIRPGRVLEGSLIGIALLLVCVGGGGWVDHNESLRGLFDWSGESVAWFVMIYGFAAATLPVWLLLAPRDYLSTFLKLGVVFLLAISILVLAPDMKMPALTQFIDGTGPIFKGTLFPFVFITIACGAISGFHSLVSSGTTPKLLPNERDIRMIGYGSMALESFVGIMAVVAACVLDPGVFFAINSPAGVVGKEAAAAVATISSWGFPVSVDQMAMLAKEMGEKTLFARTGGAPSLAVGMATIFSSTFGNTLLSMWYHFAIMFEVLFILTTLDAGTRVGRFMLQDILKHVWKPMGNVSSYPMTVLSSLIFVAAWGYFLWQGVKDPLGGVNILWPLFGISNQLLAGIALSVATGIIIKMGKARYAWVTGLPLTWLAIVCTSAAMEKVFSPNPAIGFLSGAASMAEKLAAGTLPPDRAAVAPQLIIGQQIDAALALFFAIMLWVVIFDMLRMSLRIRSGKAVLPLSESTYIKTRLDPDMVTSSH, translated from the coding sequence ATGCCAAAGACCGTTCTGAGCAAGCTGATGTGGCTCGCCATTGCCATCGTCGGCGCGTCCGCCATCGGCGGCATCGCCATCCACCGCGGCGAGTCGATCAACGCCATCTGGTTCGTGGCGGCCGCCATCTGCACCTATCTGGTTGCGTACCGCTTCTACAGCGCATGGATTTGCGCCAAGGTGCTGGTGCTCGACGAAACCCGCGCCACGCCGGCGGAACGGTTCAACAACGGCCGCGATTTCGTGCCGACCAACAGATGGGTGACATTCGGCCATCACTTCGCCGCGATCGCCGGCCCCGGTCCGCTGATCGGCCCGACACTGGCGATGCAATTCGGCTACCTCCCCGGCACGCTGTGGATCCTGGCAGGCGCTGTGCTCGGCGGTTGCGTGCAGGACATGGTGATCATGTTCTGCTCGACGCGGCGCGATGGCCGCAGCCTGGGCCAGATGGCGCGCGACGAACTCGGACCCTTGGGCGGCTGGGCGGCAATGATCGGCACCATGCTGATCATGCTGATCCTGATCGCGGTGCTGGGCCTGGTGATCGTCAACGCCATGAAGCACAGCCCCTGGGCCACCACCACGGTGCTGGGCACGATCCCGGTGGCGATGCTGATCGGCATCTATATGCGCGGCATCCGTCCGGGCCGCGTGCTGGAAGGCTCGCTGATCGGCATCGCGCTGCTGCTCGTCTGCGTCGGCGGCGGCGGTTGGGTCGACCACAACGAATCGCTGCGCGGCCTGTTCGACTGGAGCGGCGAATCCGTCGCCTGGTTCGTCATGATCTACGGTTTCGCCGCCGCGACGCTGCCGGTGTGGCTGTTGCTGGCGCCGCGCGATTACCTGTCGACATTCCTGAAGCTCGGCGTGGTGTTCCTGCTCGCCATCTCCATCCTGGTACTGGCGCCGGATATGAAGATGCCCGCGCTGACCCAGTTCATCGACGGCACCGGCCCGATCTTCAAGGGCACCTTGTTCCCGTTCGTGTTCATCACCATCGCCTGCGGCGCGATTTCCGGCTTCCATTCGCTGGTGTCTTCCGGCACGACTCCGAAACTGCTGCCGAATGAACGCGACATCCGCATGATCGGCTATGGCTCGATGGCCCTGGAATCCTTCGTCGGCATCATGGCCGTGGTCGCAGCCTGCGTTCTCGATCCCGGCGTGTTCTTCGCGATCAACAGCCCGGCTGGCGTGGTTGGCAAGGAGGCCGCGGCGGCCGTCGCGACCATTTCGTCGTGGGGATTCCCGGTCAGCGTCGATCAGATGGCAATGCTGGCGAAGGAGATGGGCGAGAAGACATTGTTCGCACGCACCGGCGGCGCACCCTCGCTGGCGGTAGGCATGGCAACGATTTTCAGCAGCACCTTCGGCAATACGCTGCTGTCGATGTGGTATCACTTCGCAATCATGTTCGAGGTGTTGTTCATCCTGACCACGCTGGACGCCGGCACGCGGGTCGGCCGCTTCATGCTGCAGGACATCCTGAAACACGTCTGGAAGCCGATGGGCAACGTGTCTTCCTATCCGATGACCGTGCTGTCCAGCCTGATCTTCGTCGCCGCATGGGGTTACTTCCTTTGGCAGGGCGTGAAGGATCCGCTGGGCGGCGTCAACATCCTGTGGCCGCTGTTCGGCATTTCCAATCAGTTGCTGGCGGGCATTGCGCTTTCAGTGGCGACCGGCATCATCATCAAGATGGGCAAGGCACGCTATGCATGGGTGACCGGCCTGCCGCTTACCTGGCTGGCGATCGTCTGCACCAGCGCCGCGATGGAAAAAGTGTTCAGCCCGAACCCCGCCATCGGTTTCCTGTCCGGCGCGGCCAGCATGGCGGAGAAACTCGCCGCCGGCACGCTGCCGCCTGATCGCGCCGCGGTGGCGCCGCAATTGATCATCGGCCAGCAGATCGATGCCGCCCTCGCGCTATTCTTCGCGATCATGCTGTGGGTGGTGATTTTCGACATGCTGCGCATGTCGCTGCGGATACGCTCCGGCAAGGCGGTGCTGCCGCTCTCGGAATCGACATACATCAAAACGCGGCTCGATCCGGACATGGTCACGTCGTCGCACTGA
- a CDS encoding serine hydroxymethyltransferase — protein MFLSSQNVQEFDAELWQAMQSEVQRQEDHIELIASENYTSPRVLQAQGSVLTNKYAEGYPGKRYYGGCEFVDVAEQLAIDRAKALFKADFANVQPHSGSQANQAVYAAALKAGDTLLGLALASGGHLTHGSPVNLSGKLYNAVAYGLNDREEVDYDQVERLAKEHKPKMIVAGASAYSLTFDWKRFREIADSVGAYLFVDMAHYAGLIAAGVYPSPVGIADFVTTTTHKTLRGPRGGIILAKAEYEKLINSAIFPGIQGGPLMHVIAAKAVALKEAMEPAFRDYQTQVLSGARKMAATLQKRGLRIVSGRTDCHLFLLDLRAKKITGKDAEAVLGRAHITVNKNAIPNDPEKPFVTSGVRIGSPAMTTRGFKDAQAEQLANLIADVLDAPNDEANIKRVANDVKAMCAKFPVYGK, from the coding sequence ATGTTTCTCTCGAGCCAGAACGTTCAGGAATTCGACGCCGAATTGTGGCAGGCCATGCAGTCGGAAGTGCAGCGCCAGGAAGACCACATCGAGCTGATTGCTTCGGAAAACTACACCAGCCCGCGCGTGCTGCAGGCGCAGGGCTCGGTGCTGACCAACAAATATGCCGAAGGCTACCCGGGCAAGCGCTATTACGGCGGCTGCGAATTCGTCGACGTCGCCGAGCAACTGGCGATCGACCGTGCCAAGGCGCTGTTCAAGGCGGATTTCGCCAATGTGCAGCCGCATTCCGGCTCGCAGGCGAACCAAGCGGTGTATGCCGCCGCATTGAAGGCGGGCGACACCCTCCTCGGCCTGGCGCTCGCTTCCGGCGGACACCTGACGCACGGCTCGCCGGTCAATCTTTCGGGCAAGCTGTACAACGCGGTGGCGTACGGGCTGAACGACAGGGAAGAAGTCGATTACGACCAGGTCGAGAGACTGGCGAAGGAGCACAAGCCGAAAATGATCGTGGCGGGCGCGTCGGCGTATTCGCTGACCTTCGACTGGAAACGCTTTCGGGAAATTGCGGACTCGGTCGGTGCCTACCTGTTCGTCGACATGGCGCACTACGCCGGCCTGATAGCGGCCGGTGTCTATCCCAGTCCGGTCGGCATCGCCGATTTCGTGACCACGACGACGCACAAGACGTTGCGCGGCCCGCGTGGCGGCATCATCCTGGCAAAAGCCGAATACGAGAAACTCATCAATTCGGCGATTTTTCCCGGTATCCAGGGCGGACCGCTGATGCACGTGATCGCAGCGAAGGCGGTTGCGCTGAAGGAAGCCATGGAGCCGGCCTTCCGCGACTACCAGACGCAGGTACTATCCGGCGCGCGCAAAATGGCGGCGACGCTGCAGAAGCGCGGACTGCGTATCGTCTCCGGCCGCACCGATTGCCACCTGTTCCTGCTCGACCTGCGCGCCAAGAAAATCACCGGCAAGGACGCGGAAGCGGTGCTCGGCCGCGCGCATATCACCGTGAACAAGAACGCAATCCCGAACGATCCGGAAAAGCCTTTCGTGACCAGCGGCGTGCGCATCGGCTCGCCGGCGATGACCACGCGCGGTTTCAAGGATGCGCAAGCGGAGCAACTTGCCAACCTGATCGCCGACGTGCTGGACGCGCCGAACGACGAAGCGAATATCAAGCGCGTCGCAAACGATGTGAAGGCGATGTGCGCGAAGTTTCCGGTTTACGGGAAGTGA
- a CDS encoding DUF1353 domain-containing protein, with protein MSGDVGRGLGQNGAMLHERFRPENPGTGRLLLAVTAACLCTVAVSADQAGFSGKVVVELLDGIEFAYKLRLLDDFAFTDAGGKVWLARKGGILDGESVPRELYSLGGLPYPSEYRRAAVVHDYFCGVRTEPWRQVHRTFYHASIVEGVSEAQAKALYAVVYAGGWRWEQKGSSCYRSCHAAAASLAWKPAAIPAEVQPVLQWIAQDGPTLDEIDVRMDAVIRKPGPHLFAQRY; from the coding sequence TTGTCCGGTGACGTCGGCCGCGGATTGGGACAGAATGGTGCGATGCTGCACGAGCGATTCAGACCGGAGAATCCGGGGACAGGTCGACTGCTGCTCGCGGTCACGGCAGCCTGCCTGTGCACCGTTGCCGTGTCCGCGGACCAGGCCGGGTTTTCGGGCAAGGTCGTGGTCGAACTGCTGGACGGCATCGAGTTCGCCTACAAGCTGCGCCTGCTGGACGATTTTGCGTTCACGGACGCCGGCGGCAAGGTGTGGCTCGCCCGCAAGGGCGGCATACTCGACGGCGAATCCGTCCCGCGCGAACTTTACTCCCTGGGCGGCCTGCCTTACCCCTCCGAGTATCGAAGAGCCGCGGTCGTTCACGACTATTTCTGCGGTGTCAGGACGGAACCGTGGCGTCAGGTGCACCGCACGTTCTACCATGCGAGCATCGTAGAAGGCGTGAGCGAAGCCCAGGCCAAAGCGTTGTACGCGGTCGTCTACGCGGGCGGCTGGCGGTGGGAGCAGAAAGGGTCGAGCTGTTATCGCTCCTGCCACGCGGCAGCGGCGTCACTGGCCTGGAAGCCGGCCGCCATACCGGCAGAGGTCCAGCCCGTCCTGCAGTGGATCGCGCAGGATGGACCGACTCTCGATGAAATCGACGTGCGCATGGACGCCGTGATCAGGAAACCGGGACCGCACTTGTTCGCACAGAGATACTGA
- a CDS encoding DNA-binding protein: MKTVTLDVRAPSESMTDFVRVWKTGKPQKSARISFATPELLWKVLTIKRWELLKVLCGAGPVSIREAARRVGRDVKAVHSDITALLNAGVLDRAEGGGIIFPFEAVKVEFLLQAA; the protein is encoded by the coding sequence GTGAAAACAGTGACTCTTGACGTTCGCGCTCCGAGCGAATCCATGACGGACTTTGTACGCGTCTGGAAGACCGGTAAGCCGCAGAAATCTGCGCGCATCAGCTTTGCCACGCCGGAGCTTCTCTGGAAAGTACTCACCATCAAGCGCTGGGAGTTGCTCAAGGTACTGTGCGGCGCAGGTCCGGTCTCCATCCGCGAAGCAGCGCGTCGCGTTGGTCGCGACGTAAAGGCGGTGCACAGTGACATCACTGCGCTACTGAACGCCGGAGTGCTTGACCGGGCAGAAGGGGGGGGAATTATCTTCCCGTTCGAGGCCGTAAAAGTCGAATTCCTGCTTCAGGCTGCGTAG
- a CDS encoding YbdD/YjiX family protein — protein sequence MIREELKHLPKHLWRYLRQVTGDDAYERYITHQKQAHAGEPVLTRPQFFKLRQDEKWSKVSRCC from the coding sequence ATGATCCGCGAAGAACTGAAGCACCTGCCGAAGCACCTGTGGCGCTACCTGCGGCAGGTCACCGGGGACGACGCCTATGAGCGCTATATTACGCATCAGAAACAGGCGCACGCCGGCGAGCCGGTTCTGACGCGGCCGCAATTCTTCAAACTGCGGCAGGACGAGAAATGGAGCAAGGTAAGCCGCTGCTGCTGA